In Labrys wisconsinensis, the following proteins share a genomic window:
- a CDS encoding phosphotriesterase family protein: MSELSETHIGSGKAMTVLGPISADSLGVTLMHEHILNDCRCWWNEPKQPERAYLGTGPVSIEILGELRMDPFANRHNCALDDEALAIAELKPVAALGGRTVVDPTCRGIGRNPEALARISRATGLQIVMGAGYYLQSSHPPEVAAMSARDIADEIVREALDGVGDSGIRIGLIGEIGVSSDFTPDEEKSLRGAAAAQRRTGLPLMVHLPGWFRHAHRVLDIVADEGGDLGHTVLCHLNPSWFDTDYQFALARRGAILEYDMVGMDFWYADQGVQCPSEEENARAIKGLIDAGFGGQLVLSQDVFLKMMLTRYGGFGYAYIQRHFLPRLKRHGVSDAEIRALMVDNPRRVFSAPA, from the coding sequence ATGTCCGAACTCTCTGAAACCCATATCGGCTCCGGCAAGGCGATGACCGTGCTGGGGCCGATTTCGGCCGACTCCCTCGGCGTGACGCTGATGCACGAGCACATCCTCAACGATTGCCGCTGCTGGTGGAACGAGCCGAAGCAGCCGGAGCGGGCCTATCTCGGCACCGGCCCGGTCTCGATCGAGATCCTCGGCGAACTGCGGATGGACCCTTTCGCCAACCGGCACAATTGCGCCCTCGACGACGAGGCCCTGGCGATCGCCGAGCTGAAGCCCGTCGCCGCCCTGGGCGGGCGCACCGTGGTCGACCCGACCTGCCGCGGCATCGGTCGCAACCCCGAAGCCTTGGCGCGCATTTCGCGGGCGACGGGCCTGCAGATCGTGATGGGCGCCGGCTATTACCTCCAGAGCTCGCATCCCCCCGAGGTCGCGGCGATGAGCGCCCGCGACATCGCCGACGAGATCGTGCGCGAGGCGCTGGACGGCGTCGGCGACAGCGGCATCCGTATCGGCCTGATCGGCGAGATCGGCGTCTCCTCGGACTTCACGCCGGACGAGGAAAAGTCCCTGCGCGGCGCCGCCGCGGCGCAAAGGCGCACCGGCCTGCCGCTGATGGTGCATCTTCCCGGCTGGTTCCGTCACGCCCACCGGGTGCTCGACATCGTCGCGGACGAGGGCGGCGACCTCGGCCACACCGTCCTCTGCCACCTGAACCCGTCCTGGTTCGACACCGACTACCAGTTCGCGCTCGCCCGCCGCGGCGCCATCCTCGAATATGACATGGTGGGCATGGACTTCTGGTATGCCGACCAGGGCGTGCAATGTCCGTCCGAGGAGGAAAACGCCCGCGCCATCAAGGGGCTGATCGATGCCGGCTTCGGCGGCCAGTTGGTCCTGTCGCAGGACGTGTTCCTGAAGATGATGCTCACCCGCTATGGCGGCTTCGGCTACGCCTATATCCAGCGCCATTTCCTGCCGCGCCTGAAGCGCCATGGGGTGAGCGACGCCGAGATCCGGGCTTTGATGGTCGACAATCCGCGCCGCGTCTTCTCGGCGCCGGCGTGA
- a CDS encoding amidase, whose translation MSSCRPDGLPGREDFGAFVAGPRLSIDGASAGPLAGLTFAAKDLFDVAGHVTGCGSPDWAASHGPAQRSAAAVDLLLAAGARLAGKTVTDEISLGLLGRNRHVGTPVNPRAPDRYPGGSSSGSAAAVAAGLVALALGSDSGGSMRVPASFCGLYGIRPTHGAVPTAGLMTQSPSFDTAGFFAADAEIFARVGAVLLPQGPEEGIEEVLIAEDAFACADAPVRGALRPAVAAVAQHVGHSRSIILAEEGLRAWNGHHVHLQHPEFARTFGPWVDAVDPRLSYDVAATIAVARRLPEAPQQAALAFRPLVRARVEALLEGRRVLCLPTTPILPPRRDLSLGETAAACERIVDLTCIAGLTGLPQVSLPLGAAEGLPVGLSLIGWRGSDGALVELARRMGRPA comes from the coding sequence ATGAGTTCCTGTCGTCCGGACGGCCTTCCCGGGCGGGAGGATTTCGGCGCCTTCGTGGCCGGGCCGCGCCTGTCGATCGATGGCGCCTCCGCCGGGCCGCTCGCGGGCCTGACCTTCGCCGCCAAGGACCTCTTCGACGTCGCCGGCCACGTCACCGGCTGCGGCAGCCCGGACTGGGCCGCCAGCCACGGGCCAGCGCAGCGGTCCGCCGCCGCCGTGGACCTCCTGCTCGCTGCCGGAGCGCGGCTCGCCGGCAAGACCGTGACCGACGAGATCTCGCTCGGGTTGCTCGGACGCAACCGGCATGTCGGCACGCCGGTGAACCCGCGGGCGCCCGATCGCTATCCCGGCGGCTCCTCCAGCGGTTCGGCCGCCGCGGTGGCGGCCGGCCTGGTGGCGCTGGCGCTCGGCTCCGACAGCGGCGGCTCGATGCGGGTGCCGGCGAGCTTCTGCGGCCTCTACGGCATCCGCCCGACCCATGGCGCGGTGCCGACCGCCGGGCTGATGACGCAGTCGCCCTCCTTCGACACGGCCGGCTTCTTCGCCGCCGATGCCGAGATCTTCGCCCGCGTCGGTGCCGTGCTGCTGCCGCAGGGGCCGGAGGAGGGGATCGAGGAGGTGCTCATCGCCGAGGACGCCTTCGCCTGCGCCGACGCGCCGGTGCGCGGGGCGCTGCGGCCGGCGGTGGCCGCGGTGGCGCAGCATGTCGGCCACAGCCGCTCGATCATCCTGGCGGAGGAGGGGCTGCGGGCCTGGAACGGCCACCATGTCCACCTGCAGCATCCTGAATTCGCGCGCACCTTCGGGCCCTGGGTCGATGCGGTCGACCCGCGCCTGTCCTATGACGTGGCGGCGACGATCGCCGTGGCGCGGCGGCTGCCGGAGGCGCCGCAGCAGGCGGCCCTGGCCTTCCGGCCGCTGGTCCGCGCCCGGGTCGAGGCGCTGCTCGAGGGCCGGCGCGTGCTGTGCCTGCCGACCACGCCGATCCTGCCGCCCCGCCGCGACCTCTCGCTCGGCGAGACCGCAGCCGCCTGCGAGCGCATCGTCGACCTCACCTGCATCGCCGGCCTGACCGGTCTGCCGCAGGTCAGCCTGCCGCTCGGCGCGGCCGAGGGCCTGCCCGTCGGCCTCTCCCTGATCGGCTGGCGCGGTTCGGACGGGGCCCTGGTCGAACTCGCCCGCCGTATGGGGAGGCCGGCATGA
- a CDS encoding amidase, with protein sequence MNAADYARYDAVGLADLVARGAVSPGEVLDAALAALDAHNPVLNAVVMRHEDEARAAIAAGLPAGRFRGVPFLLKDLDLALAGTPLTQGSELFRGFVPDRDSTLVARYKAAGLVIFGKTNSAELGLSFTTEPAAYGPTRHPRDPALSPGGSSGGAAAAVASGMVPMAHGTDGGGSIRQPAALTGLFGLKPSRGRTPAGPEASEVFFGLSVSHALTRSVRDSAALLDATCGHEPGALHWLPDPAVPFERCAERDPPPLRIAVQRRPFNGAPVDPLCLSALDEAARLCESFGHRLEEDAPDLAGIAAHAGLLSGAFTAERILGFAAMRGIADPLALIEPAHADHVRAAMARPAQDVVAALAAVRTVERRYARFFERHDILMSPVCATPVLPLGWLSGPDGEERSRRAAAHAPFTAPCNAAGIPAMSVPFAQGGRLVGVQFAAALGREDLLFGLAGAIERARPWWAP encoded by the coding sequence ATGAACGCGGCCGATTATGCGCGCTACGACGCGGTCGGCCTCGCCGATCTCGTGGCACGGGGCGCGGTGTCGCCTGGCGAGGTGCTCGACGCCGCCCTGGCGGCACTCGACGCCCACAATCCCGTCCTGAACGCGGTCGTCATGCGGCACGAGGACGAGGCGCGGGCGGCGATCGCCGCCGGCCTGCCGGCGGGGCGTTTCCGCGGCGTGCCGTTCCTGCTGAAGGACCTCGATCTCGCGCTGGCGGGAACGCCGCTGACGCAGGGCAGCGAGCTCTTCCGGGGCTTCGTGCCCGATCGGGATTCGACGCTGGTCGCCCGCTACAAGGCGGCCGGCCTGGTGATCTTCGGCAAGACCAATTCGGCCGAGCTCGGCCTCAGCTTCACCACCGAGCCTGCCGCCTACGGCCCGACCCGCCATCCGCGTGACCCGGCCCTGTCGCCGGGCGGCTCCAGCGGCGGCGCGGCGGCAGCGGTCGCGTCCGGCATGGTGCCGATGGCGCACGGCACCGACGGCGGCGGCTCGATCCGCCAGCCGGCCGCGCTCACCGGCCTGTTCGGGCTGAAGCCGAGCCGCGGCCGCACCCCGGCGGGGCCGGAGGCGAGCGAGGTGTTCTTCGGCCTCTCCGTCTCGCATGCGCTGACGCGCAGCGTGCGCGACAGCGCCGCCCTGCTCGACGCGACTTGCGGGCACGAGCCGGGCGCGCTGCACTGGCTGCCGGACCCTGCCGTGCCGTTCGAGCGCTGCGCCGAACGCGATCCGCCGCCGCTGCGGATCGCGGTGCAGCGACGGCCGTTCAACGGCGCGCCGGTCGACCCGCTGTGCCTCTCGGCGCTCGACGAGGCGGCGCGACTTTGCGAGAGCTTCGGCCATCGGCTGGAGGAGGATGCGCCCGACCTCGCCGGCATCGCAGCCCATGCCGGCTTGCTCTCCGGTGCCTTCACCGCCGAGCGGATCCTGGGGTTCGCGGCCATGCGCGGGATCGCCGATCCCCTCGCGCTGATCGAGCCCGCCCATGCCGACCATGTCCGCGCCGCCATGGCGCGGCCGGCGCAGGATGTGGTTGCGGCGCTCGCAGCCGTCCGGACCGTAGAACGGCGTTACGCCCGCTTCTTCGAGCGCCACGACATCCTGATGTCGCCGGTCTGCGCCACGCCCGTATTGCCGCTCGGCTGGCTCTCCGGTCCCGACGGCGAGGAGCGCAGCCGGCGCGCCGCCGCCCATGCGCCGTTCACGGCGCCGTGCAACGCCGCCGGCATTCCGGCGATGAGCGTGCCCTTCGCCCAGGGCGGCCGGCTGGTCGGCGTGCAGTTCGCCGCCGCGCTCGGCCGCGAGGACCTGCTCTTCGGCCTCGCCGGGGCGATCGAGCGGGCGAGGCCGTGGTGGGCGCCCTGA
- a CDS encoding ABC transporter permease, with product MTAYTERQQGSRLRDFFQTHAHVLSIAVFLIACCALFTALNDVFLSTGNLLNLLRQAAPTLIVAVAMTFVITTGGIDLSVGSIIALVNAAAALLLRAGWDWPLVCVLMLALGAAIGLFQGFFIAYQKIPAFIVTLAGLSAIRGVALVLTGGFSILIPPSLFLSIGRGTLFGIPNPAILGLAVAVIGYVVLNTTLYGRRVCAVGANAEAARRVGMPAQRVVASVYVWSGVASALAALVVAARLGSGSSNAAVGTELDVIAAVVLGGTSLAGGRGTIVGTVLGALTISVISNGLILAHIDAFFTQIVTGAIILTAIWLNTRIFDHVGTVRRRS from the coding sequence ATGACCGCCTATACCGAGCGCCAGCAGGGCTCCAGGCTGCGCGACTTCTTCCAGACGCATGCCCATGTCCTGTCGATCGCGGTGTTCCTCATCGCCTGCTGCGCCCTGTTCACGGCGCTCAACGACGTGTTCCTGTCGACGGGCAACCTCCTCAACCTGCTGCGCCAGGCGGCGCCGACGCTGATCGTGGCGGTGGCCATGACCTTCGTCATCACCACGGGCGGCATCGACCTCTCCGTCGGCTCGATCATCGCCCTGGTCAACGCCGCCGCGGCTCTGCTGCTGCGCGCCGGCTGGGACTGGCCGCTGGTCTGCGTCCTCATGCTCGCCCTCGGCGCGGCCATCGGCCTGTTCCAGGGCTTCTTCATCGCCTACCAGAAGATCCCGGCCTTCATCGTCACGCTCGCCGGCCTCTCCGCCATCCGCGGCGTGGCCCTCGTCCTCACCGGCGGCTTCTCGATCCTGATCCCGCCGAGCCTGTTCCTGTCGATCGGCCGCGGCACCCTCTTCGGCATCCCCAATCCGGCCATCCTCGGCCTCGCCGTCGCCGTGATCGGCTATGTCGTGCTGAACACCACCCTCTACGGCCGGCGCGTCTGCGCGGTCGGCGCCAATGCCGAGGCGGCGCGCCGCGTCGGCATGCCGGCCCAGCGGGTCGTCGCCTCGGTCTATGTCTGGAGCGGCGTCGCCTCGGCCCTTGCCGCCCTGGTGGTCGCAGCGCGGCTCGGCTCCGGCTCCTCCAACGCCGCCGTCGGCACGGAGCTCGACGTGATCGCCGCCGTGGTGCTCGGGGGCACCTCGCTGGCCGGCGGGCGCGGCACCATCGTCGGCACGGTGCTCGGCGCGCTCACCATCTCGGTGATCAGCAACGGCCTGATCCTGGCGCATATCGACGCCTTCTTCACCCAGATCGTCACCGGCGCCATCATCCTGACCGCCATCTGGCTCAACACCCGCATCTTCGACCATGTCGGCACCGTGCGGCGCCGGAGCTGA
- a CDS encoding ATP-binding cassette domain-containing protein, with protein sequence MTGAAPAASAPAVRGGREPRMRVRGIRKTFGSNQALRGVDLDLWSGECLGLVGDNAAGKSTFTKILAGTYIADEGTIELDGKEVRYAGPAEARERGVEMVYQDLSLCDTIDVAGNLYLGRELRRGPFLDKAAMQHGARQMLQRLEIRIPNVAVKVAQLSGGQRQSIAIARSASFNPRVLILDEPTSALAVAEVEAVLALIGRLKAEGVAVVLITHRLQDLFRVCDRIAVMYEGIKVAERAIQETSLEDIVRLIVGEGLRS encoded by the coding sequence ATGACGGGAGCGGCTCCGGCCGCTTCCGCTCCGGCGGTCCGGGGCGGGCGCGAGCCGCGCATGCGCGTGCGCGGCATCCGCAAGACCTTCGGCTCCAACCAGGCCTTGCGCGGGGTCGACCTCGACCTCTGGTCCGGCGAATGCCTCGGCCTCGTCGGCGACAATGCCGCCGGCAAGTCGACCTTCACCAAGATCCTCGCCGGCACCTATATCGCCGACGAGGGCACGATCGAGCTCGACGGCAAGGAGGTCCGCTATGCCGGGCCGGCCGAGGCGCGCGAGCGCGGCGTCGAGATGGTCTACCAGGACCTCAGCCTGTGCGACACGATCGACGTCGCCGGCAATCTCTATCTCGGCCGGGAGCTCCGGCGCGGCCCCTTCCTCGACAAGGCGGCGATGCAGCACGGTGCCCGCCAGATGCTGCAGCGGCTCGAGATTCGCATCCCCAACGTCGCCGTCAAGGTGGCGCAGCTCTCCGGCGGCCAGCGCCAATCGATCGCCATCGCGCGGTCGGCCTCGTTCAATCCGCGCGTGCTGATCCTCGACGAGCCGACCTCGGCGCTGGCCGTCGCCGAGGTCGAGGCGGTGCTGGCCCTGATCGGCCGCCTCAAGGCCGAAGGCGTCGCCGTGGTGCTGATCACCCATCGCCTGCAGGACCTGTTCCGCGTCTGCGACCGCATCGCCGTGATGTACGAGGGCATCAAGGTGGCCGAGCGCGCCATCCAGGAGACCAGCCTGGAGGACATCGTCCGCCTGATCGTCGGAGAGGGGCTTCGCTCATGA
- a CDS encoding PfkB family carbohydrate kinase, translated as MFLVLGNATVDESMTVEAWPSPGQTVVVGPPRRDLGGKGANQALVLGRTGAPVRFVAAIGRDAEGDWIAARLAAEGLPESDLLRVEAATDRSMIFVNGAGENAIASTTAAACSIEPAMAAACVARLGPGDGLLMQGNLTLAATRAAFAAARQTGVRTVFNPSPVQPGFADLFALVDLLVLNEGEAAAFGGAGAPEEAAQALRRAGAGTVVLTLGGRGAVLADDAGADHVPARPVPVVDTTGAGDTFMGVLAAAVLHRGLPLRAAVAAAGAAAALTVQRQGTVSAFPSGEEIAGLLPG; from the coding sequence ATGTTTCTGGTTCTGGGAAACGCGACGGTCGACGAGTCGATGACCGTCGAGGCATGGCCGTCGCCGGGCCAGACGGTGGTGGTCGGCCCGCCACGGCGCGATCTCGGCGGCAAGGGCGCCAACCAGGCGCTGGTGCTCGGCCGGACCGGCGCGCCGGTCCGCTTCGTCGCGGCGATCGGCCGGGATGCCGAGGGCGACTGGATCGCCGCCCGCCTGGCGGCGGAGGGGCTGCCCGAAAGCGACCTGCTGCGCGTCGAGGCGGCGACGGACCGCTCGATGATCTTCGTCAACGGGGCGGGCGAGAATGCCATCGCCTCCACCACGGCCGCGGCCTGCTCGATCGAGCCTGCCATGGCCGCCGCCTGCGTCGCCCGGCTCGGGCCCGGCGACGGGCTGCTGATGCAGGGCAACCTGACGCTCGCGGCGACGCGGGCCGCTTTTGCCGCGGCCCGGCAGACGGGCGTCCGCACGGTGTTCAATCCCTCGCCGGTCCAGCCGGGCTTCGCCGATCTCTTCGCGCTGGTCGACCTGCTCGTCCTCAACGAGGGCGAGGCGGCGGCCTTCGGCGGCGCCGGCGCGCCGGAAGAGGCGGCGCAGGCCCTGCGTCGGGCTGGTGCCGGCACCGTGGTGCTGACGCTGGGTGGGCGCGGCGCCGTGCTGGCCGATGATGCCGGCGCCGACCACGTGCCGGCGCGGCCGGTGCCGGTGGTCGATACGACCGGGGCGGGCGACACGTTCATGGGCGTGCTGGCCGCGGCCGTCCTCCACCGCGGCCTGCCGCTGCGCGCCGCCGTGGCGGCGGCCGGCGCCGCGGCGGCCCTGACGGTGCAGCGCCAGGGCACGGTGTCGGCCTTCCCGAGCGGCGAGGAGATCGCGGGCCTGCTGCCGGGCTGA
- the hpxZ gene encoding oxalurate catabolism protein HpxZ, with protein sequence METNRPEVLAEVWAAYRRYEDALLAADAATLDDLFWRDGRTIRYGADEILYGHPAIAAFNARRRLNPERVLVDTVVTSYGADFATASTLFTDVPDGRIGRQMQSWVRMPDGWRVVAAHVSVIDRPKEIGR encoded by the coding sequence ATGGAGACCAACCGTCCCGAGGTGTTGGCCGAGGTCTGGGCCGCCTATCGCCGCTATGAGGACGCGCTGCTCGCGGCCGACGCGGCGACGCTCGACGACTTGTTCTGGCGCGACGGGCGGACGATTCGCTACGGCGCGGACGAGATCCTCTACGGCCACCCCGCCATCGCCGCCTTCAACGCCCGCCGCCGGCTCAATCCCGAGCGCGTGCTCGTCGACACGGTGGTGACCAGCTACGGCGCCGACTTCGCCACCGCCTCGACCCTGTTCACCGATGTGCCGGACGGCAGGATCGGCCGGCAGATGCAGAGCTGGGTCCGGATGCCGGACGGCTGGCGCGTCGTCGCCGCCCATGTCAGCGTCATCGACAGGCCCAAGGAGATCGGTCGATGA
- a CDS encoding substrate-binding domain-containing protein: MNRTMLKLTAAAILVAGLATSADAKGKTFALIQYNQQVSFFTDITRGAQKAADAAGDKLLVFDANNSAQAQDNAFDTYTQQKVDGIVIVSVDQNGIMPAVRSAVAAGIPVVAVDGILPEGPQASQISVDNYAAGKLIGEFYMDYVKANLGGKATLGVVGALNSDLQNTRQKGFDDVIKAAGGVTTVGVVDGRNIQDQALSAGENLLTGNPDMQTIYATGEPALVGAIAAAQSQGRTDKVKIFGWDLSAQAVAAIDAGYLVGVVQQDPEQEGQKAIEALGTLASGGKVDKAIKVPVTIVTSKNVDQFRAAFK; encoded by the coding sequence ATGAACCGCACGATGCTCAAGCTCACGGCCGCCGCCATCCTGGTCGCCGGCCTCGCCACATCAGCCGACGCCAAGGGCAAGACCTTCGCCCTGATCCAGTACAACCAGCAGGTCTCGTTCTTCACCGACATCACCCGCGGCGCCCAGAAGGCCGCCGACGCCGCCGGCGACAAGCTGCTGGTCTTCGACGCCAACAATTCGGCGCAGGCCCAGGACAACGCCTTCGACACCTATACCCAGCAGAAGGTCGACGGCATCGTCATCGTCTCGGTCGACCAGAACGGCATCATGCCGGCGGTCCGCTCGGCGGTCGCAGCGGGCATCCCGGTCGTCGCCGTCGACGGCATCCTGCCCGAGGGGCCGCAGGCCTCGCAGATCTCGGTCGACAATTATGCCGCCGGCAAGCTGATCGGCGAGTTCTACATGGATTACGTCAAGGCCAATCTCGGCGGCAAGGCGACGCTCGGCGTCGTCGGCGCCCTCAATTCCGACCTGCAGAACACCCGCCAGAAGGGCTTCGACGACGTCATCAAGGCCGCCGGCGGCGTCACCACGGTCGGTGTCGTCGATGGCCGCAACATCCAGGACCAGGCGCTGTCGGCAGGCGAGAACCTGCTCACCGGCAACCCCGACATGCAGACGATCTACGCCACCGGCGAGCCCGCCCTCGTCGGCGCCATCGCCGCGGCGCAGAGCCAGGGCCGCACCGACAAGGTCAAGATCTTCGGCTGGGACCTCAGCGCCCAGGCGGTAGCCGCCATCGATGCCGGCTACCTCGTCGGCGTGGTGCAGCAGGACCCCGAGCAGGAAGGCCAGAAGGCGATCGAGGCGCTCGGCACGCTGGCGAGCGGCGGCAAGGTCGACAAGGCCATCAAGGTGCCGGTGACCATCGTCACCTCCAAGAACGTCGACCAGTTCCGGGCGGCGTTCAAGTGA
- a CDS encoding LacI family DNA-binding transcriptional regulator: MEKRVARLSDVARSASVSVATVSRYLNNSIQLPEATAARVRQAIEALGYQPNPHARSLSRGRSDTLGLVVPDITNPYFARLAAAVEREAARRGYGLTLCASLNTQDREREYLARLSRTAVDGIIFVTNHPDDGTLKEPINTSSRRIVILDEDVAGVRGSKVFSDNEQGGFLAGRHLVEMGHRRIAFFGGPEAMRSTQARLAGVRRAIAEAGAAAEVSDVYCGDYSPEHGRACAERLLARSAATALLVSSDQIMIGALEIFRRERLPIPQRLSVIGFDDIAPFVLFDPPLTSIRQPVDAMGRRAVDLLVRALEGEAVDTVVEHLPVELILRESVARPPQDATTRKEPRQAKQKGTPPP, encoded by the coding sequence ATGGAAAAGCGGGTTGCACGGCTGTCGGATGTGGCGCGCTCGGCGAGCGTGTCGGTCGCGACCGTCTCGCGCTACCTCAACAACAGCATCCAGCTTCCCGAGGCGACCGCGGCGCGTGTGCGCCAGGCCATCGAGGCGCTCGGCTACCAGCCCAACCCGCATGCGCGCAGCCTCAGCCGCGGCCGCTCCGACACGCTCGGCCTGGTGGTCCCCGACATTACCAACCCCTATTTCGCCCGGCTGGCCGCGGCGGTCGAGCGCGAGGCGGCCCGGCGCGGCTACGGCCTGACGCTGTGCGCCTCGCTCAACACCCAGGACCGCGAGCGTGAATACCTGGCCCGGCTGAGCCGCACCGCGGTCGACGGCATCATCTTCGTCACCAACCATCCCGATGACGGCACGCTGAAGGAGCCGATCAACACCTCCAGCCGGCGCATCGTCATCCTCGACGAGGACGTCGCCGGGGTCCGCGGCTCCAAGGTGTTCAGCGACAACGAGCAGGGCGGCTTCCTCGCCGGCCGCCACCTCGTCGAGATGGGCCATCGCCGCATCGCCTTCTTCGGCGGCCCCGAGGCCATGCGCAGCACCCAGGCCCGTCTCGCCGGCGTGCGCCGGGCCATCGCCGAGGCGGGCGCGGCCGCCGAGGTCAGCGACGTCTATTGCGGCGACTATTCGCCGGAGCACGGCCGTGCCTGCGCCGAGCGCCTGCTGGCGAGAAGCGCGGCCACCGCCCTGCTCGTCTCCAGCGACCAGATCATGATCGGCGCCCTGGAGATCTTCCGGCGCGAGCGCCTGCCCATCCCGCAGCGCCTGTCGGTCATCGGCTTCGACGACATCGCCCCGTTCGTGCTGTTCGATCCGCCGCTGACCTCCATCCGCCAGCCCGTCGACGCCATGGGCCGGCGCGCCGTCGACCTGCTCGTCCGCGCCCTCGAGGGCGAGGCGGTCGACACGGTCGTCGAGCATCTGCCGGTCGAACTGATCCTGCGGGAATCCGTCGCCCGGCCGCCGCAAGACGCAACAACAAGAAAAGAACCACGCCAAGCCAAACAAAAGGGGACTCCACCGCCATGA
- a CDS encoding BtpA/SgcQ family protein: MAPISHKSTSIIKRLFGKNQVIIGVVHCPPMPGTPRCQDNDFKNTVSTAISDAMSYVDGGVDGLIIENHGDIPFLKPDRIGHEITTGLAVITDRIRQKVDVPIGINVLANAAMPALAVAKASGANFVRVNQWANAYVANEGIVEGEAAAALRYRKAIGAEDVAVFADAHVKHGAHAIVADRPVAELVRDVEFFDADAVICTGQRTGDAAAVDEIEAMRAATGLPLLVGSGATPDNIATILPLLDGVIVASALKHDGVWWNNVDQRRVAAFMDKVRTIRSGE; the protein is encoded by the coding sequence TTGGCCCCGATATCGCACAAATCGACAAGCATTATCAAGCGATTATTTGGCAAAAATCAAGTCATCATCGGCGTTGTTCACTGTCCGCCCATGCCTGGAACGCCACGATGCCAGGACAATGACTTCAAGAATACTGTTTCAACTGCAATATCCGATGCAATGTCCTATGTCGATGGCGGCGTCGACGGCCTGATCATCGAGAACCACGGGGACATCCCGTTCCTGAAGCCCGACCGGATCGGCCATGAAATCACCACCGGCCTGGCTGTCATCACCGACCGCATCCGCCAGAAGGTCGATGTCCCCATCGGCATCAATGTCCTGGCCAACGCCGCCATGCCGGCGCTGGCCGTCGCCAAGGCGTCCGGGGCGAATTTCGTGCGCGTCAACCAATGGGCCAACGCCTATGTCGCCAATGAGGGCATCGTCGAGGGCGAGGCGGCGGCGGCGCTGCGCTATCGCAAGGCCATCGGCGCCGAGGACGTCGCCGTCTTCGCCGACGCCCATGTCAAGCACGGCGCCCACGCCATCGTCGCCGACCGGCCGGTGGCGGAGCTGGTGCGCGACGTCGAGTTCTTCGATGCCGACGCCGTGATCTGCACCGGCCAGCGCACCGGCGATGCGGCCGCGGTCGACGAGATCGAGGCGATGCGCGCGGCGACCGGCCTGCCGCTCCTGGTCGGCAGCGGCGCGACGCCCGACAACATCGCCACCATCCTGCCGCTGCTCGACGGCGTGATCGTCGCCAGCGCGCTCAAGCATGACGGCGTCTGGTGGAACAATGTCGACCAGCGGCGGGTCGCCGCCTTCATGGACAAGGTCCGGACCATCCGGTCCGGGGAGTGA
- a CDS encoding DoxX family protein, which produces MDAVQPAWKTAAILIARLIFAAVFIMAAAFKFADMAGTAGYIAAAGFPLSLPLAWCAALLECALIIAFLTGAWFSEAALLAAAYVIFLAFSFHGPGRWAGNQAEFGFFVDHFTFMAGLFFAAAHGPGKVLALKQGVLGR; this is translated from the coding sequence ATGGACGCCGTTCAGCCCGCCTGGAAAACCGCCGCGATCCTCATCGCCCGCCTGATCTTCGCCGCCGTCTTCATCATGGCGGCGGCCTTCAAGTTCGCCGACATGGCGGGCACGGCAGGCTACATCGCCGCGGCCGGCTTCCCGCTGTCCCTGCCGCTCGCCTGGTGCGCCGCCCTGCTCGAATGCGCGCTGATCATCGCCTTCCTCACCGGCGCCTGGTTCTCCGAAGCCGCGCTGCTGGCCGCCGCCTATGTGATCTTCCTCGCCTTTTCCTTCCACGGACCGGGACGCTGGGCCGGGAACCAGGCGGAGTTCGGCTTCTTCGTCGACCATTTCACCTTCATGGCCGGCCTGTTCTTCGCCGCGGCGCACGGGCCGGGCAAGGTGCTGGCGCTGAAGCAGGGCGTGCTCGGGCGCTGA